The Drosophila nasuta strain 15112-1781.00 chromosome 2R, ASM2355853v1, whole genome shotgun sequence genome segment AGCACTCGCATACCAATGCAAACCattctgctgctgcgctgtcgacgtcgacgtcgctgttgACGTCGTTGACTTGGGCGTGGAACGCAGTTGATTCTTTTGTGGCATCCAACTCTGGAGAGTGTGGAGGAAACGCATGGGAGCCAGACCCCAATGCGCCAAGGATTGACTGCTGATCACTGCATAGCAAGAAGCAGCCACCGAGTTGACCACAATTGTTCCCTCTCGGGTCAAAGGTGCCACAACTCCTTTTCGCCTTACGCTGCTCACGCGATGCACTCGCTGTGGACGCAACTCGCCGCTGCTCGACTCGAGCACCATCACAAAGCTCTGCTCCTCGACGCGATCCGCAAAGATGTAGCTCAACTTTTGCTCCTCTGGCTGCCAGACGGTGATCAAGTGAGCCGGAGTCACGGTGAGCACGGCTCCGCCATCGGTGTGAAGTTGAACGAAGGTTTCCATCTGCTCCAGATTGCGATCCATGAAGAGTATGACTTCGCTGTAGACGGGTCGACCATTGGAGTTCATGCTCAGCACACGATCACCGATGGCCAACTCAGAGAGCAGCTTCTGCTTGCCGCTCTCCAGCTGTGCGCTGCTCTCCGGCGTGAAGCAGCCGTGCACATGTGAAATGGCAGGCGAGGAATCTGTAAAGGAGGGAAAAGGGAATTAGTTCGATTGTAGTTGAAAGGAGGCAGCGAGAGGAGTTAATGCGGCCAGGTAATGGCATTAGTGCGTCTAATCTAATTTGGCGTTAATAATGCCGCAGCCCAGCAAAAAggttgcaacagcaaccggCAACCGCAACAAGTCAAAAAGGTTTTCACAGAACCAAAACAATGGAGGAAGCAATGCTGAGGAGGGATGCTGAGGAGGCTGAGGAGGAAAGAAGATCTTCATGCGATATCCAAGGCATATCAATAACACACAaacgaagaaaacaaaaggcgACGAAGGCGATCCTTGTTTGCTGATCTTGTTTTTGGCAGCCCAGATTAActgcggcaacaacaacaactcgctGGCAGCTCGAGCCAAACGctgaagcaaaagcaaaagcaaaagcagcttAGCCAACAAAGTGCCAAAGGAACAGGTAGCtaacaaaaagagagaaaaaaaaaaggatcTGTGTTCGAAATGCAATTACAAAACATGTTGCAacccaccaacaacaacattaatcAACATTAATAGCTATAAGGTTACAGCGCGGAGAAGGGAGAAGGGGTGGGGGGAGGGAAAAAGGGCCACCAAGGGGAATAGGCCATTTTGTGTGTTACTAACTTGGCCAGAACTTTCTATGGCTGCCAGATATTTCACACCCCGAAGCGCCGCCGCTGTTTGAgcttgtaaaattcaaattaaaaattccagAGTTCGAAGCAGCAGATAATaaagtgagaaagagagagaaggagagtgagagagcgagtgagaagTGGGAGCGGGAGGCGACCACTAACCGTGCGCTTTATTATAATGAGTGGCCATAAAAGTGGCATTGTTGCGGTTGcggcaaccaacaacaacaactgaaagaATTCCAATGAAAATGCACCTAACAATTTCCATTGATACACAAGCAagtgaaagagacagagagagagggagacagagagaagtgCGTgtagaaacaataaaaagcgGATTAAATGGAAGACAAGACGCGAGCGAGAGAGCGGTCTATAAAGCGGGCCATAATCGATGCTCAGCGATGCTCAGACGGGAGCAGCCGCCACAAACGGTAACCATAGACAAACAGGCCAACaaagcgaagaagaagaagcagtagAAGAAGAAACTCAGACAGCAGCTGAAGAGGAAGTAGTAACAAGGCTAAAAGTAGAAGCCAGCAAGCAGCACAAAAATTTTGgtgtgaaaaaaaaacgaacgaagAAAACGAGCAACGAGATGAGAAAACCAAACgagatacaaaataaaaataaatgtgtgtgcgagtgtgtgcgtgagaagagggggaggggaaggggcaGGGGCAACGCTGTCGGCGGTGAGTGGAAAGTGAAGAACTTGAAGGgtcataaattaataaaccatTAAAGTGGTTAAAATTATCGTTATTTTATCTTTGTTGTGGAAGACTAAACTgataaattattacaaaacaGAGGACAGCCAAGCGCAgcaagagagcaagagagagagggagagagagggagagaaggagagagagagagaggcagcgACTATGACTAGGCCTGTGTGTGGTGACTGATCGCTTGGGACAGCATTAACATGGAACatgcacagcaacaacaacaactttaatgCGCGCGCGcgacacagcaacaacaacaacaacaacattgacaacaacaacaacattgacaacaacaacgacaacgacagcaacaacaacaacaaaaaaaaaaaagagtgaaaaaaaattagtgTCGACAAAAAAGGTTTACAGCCATTACTcttcgttgctgctgtttaggccgagagcaaaacaaaagacttaggcaacgaactcgacgtggagtcggagtcgggagtcgagagtcgagagttggagtcggagttgAGTGGACGCTGAAAACGCTGTGCCAAAACTGTCATAAGCGTGTGGTTTATGATCGTCGGCCTATCAGCCAATCAATCGCCTggttatttattaatagctgcacacatgtgtgtgttgttgttgttgttgttgttgcctgccaTTTGACACTggaccacacacacagacagacttgttcactcacactctcttAACGGACACAGCGAGTGGCAtatgcaactgttgctgccacttgttgttgttgttgttggctgacCTTTTGGCAGGACCTTTTTCATTTGGGTTTCGAGTTGCCTTCTTGGCGGCGGCGGCTTTTGCTTTCATCTGCAATTAGAATCAATGAGATCCCGACAAGGAGCAACATCAACTGCTGCAAGGACACACTCTTtatgctgttgtcgttgtctttgATCTCGAGCCGTGAGTCAAAATATTGTGATTGTGTTCagacagaagaagaaaataaaaagcagcCTCGCCTCGTGTGTGGTTcgcttgttgtttgtgtggGAAATTTGTAGGCAAGTCGAGAAAATGTCAACGTAAAtcacttgcaaaaaaaatgccaGTTcatctgctctctctctctttcactcctTTACtagctgtctctctctcatgCGCGAAAACTTAATTGTTTTGGCCTTTTTGGTTGGCTAACTTTGGCTGCATTTTCACCGCAGTCACTTCGAGCAGTTTCGTTATGTTTCGGGGAAAACTGGTTGCCTGCTGCCATAAtggcagcaacacacacacatacacctagtacacacacacacacacactcgcacacactcactgCAGTCTGCTAACTTGTTGCCCGTTTCAGTTTTTTCAATTAGGCCCGCGCTCAGGTTTTTGAGCCTCGGCATTTAATTCATCTTGCAGTcggagtcgaagtcgaagtcgaagccTGAGAAACGCTTTGGGTGTCGTATCATCAATTCGTTTAATTTGACAGGCGCAAACCTAAACAtgtcaaaacaacaacagcaacaacaacaagaacaacaacgacaacaacatgcGCTTGGGACTCGGACCTCGACTTCGACTccaacttcgacttcgacatCGACTTTGAGTCCGGTTTGAACAATGTTGCTGCTtcccattttattttgtttcttttctttcttttttttcctctgttgccacacacacactcacactcacacacactcaactcGGACTGCAGCTTGGCTAATTTGAGTGGAGTGCAAAATTTGCCAACGCCTGTCAGCTTTAAGCGGCCCCGTTGTAAGTTGGCTCAACATGtgaaattacgcttgttagtGTCACTTCTGGCTAACTGGCCTGAGCactaagtatatatatatatagtatatatatagcttTTGCTTACCTGATTTCACAGAGCAGTAGATGTGACGTCGACTCACATAGGAGACCCAATCGAAGCCAGCCTCGACAGCGAGACGCGCCAGTATTCCATATTTGGATTGATCGCGATCCGATGTCGCAATCGTCACAGCGCGTCCTTCGTAGTGCAGCGACTCCAGGCCATGCTGATGATCCTCGTCCCAGCTCTCGGTGACCAGCAGACGCACTCCTGGCCATTCGTTCATCACCGAGTAAGCGAGCATGTTGAGTTTCTCTTTGCAGCGCTGCAAAAGACAAAAaggaaatcaattaaatatttattattattgtgtgcGGTTAATAAGGCAACTGCTTaagttttattgttgtggttacttttatacccgctactcataagAAAGAAGGGTGTAATGAATTTGTGTTTATGAGAAATGAATATTGAGGAAACATTCTATGACACCATAAAGTAAGAGAAGATAGCTTTGTCCATATGAACAGctaaatctcagagactataaacGACATaactattaatttttattgacagcattttttataccaatatgccaaatacatatttcgatatatttcagtatttttttctcgatatatcaatatacaatatatacatttcggtatatatcagtatcaaaatatacatttagGTATATTACAGTCTTTGCTTggtcaatataaatataccaaatatccaTATCTGAATATTTCTGTGATTTTtgatatatatcaatataccaaacttcgatatatttcggtatttgTTCGGTAgctattaatataccaaaatatacatttagGTATATTACAGTCTTTGCTCGgccaatattaaaataccgaATATCCATATCTGGTTATTTCTATGattttttatatcaatataccaaatatacacttcggtatatttcagtatttttttttgttagccatcaatataccaaatatacatatactatttGTTGGtcttattttaatataccatatacgcATATTGCATATAcagttcggtatatttaagtatttgtttGGCATCTATAAATACactaaatattcattatatactaaatacgcATATCAATTATacagttttggtatatttaaatataccgaaaatatactgaaatatactaatattCGTACAAATAtacagtttggtatatttaaatatactaattatacAGTTcggcatatttcagtatttgcttgtcatctataaatatactaactaTTCAttcatatactaaatacacatgttagtatatttcagtatattttcggtatatttaaatataccaattatacagTTCGGTATATTTACAGCATGTCATCTGTATATATATCAACATACCAACTATGATTTTCgttatttcagtatatttatggtatattgtacATACACCTAATATACTTTCCAGTATATTCCAGTGTTTTGtcgttatattaatttgttatatttaaatgataataccttattttattttagaacaggtatctcacagtcgatcacactcgattATAGCTTTTCTTgcttgcttttattgttgtggctgcccaaaaataccaaaaataaaaacgccATATTTAAACACACGCACAATGAACaccgaagcagcagcaacgagaGCGAAAGAGCGCAAGTGaccgaaagagagagagagagagaacagctgtgtatgtgtgtgtgtgtgcgttggaGAGGCGTGGTATTTAGGCATTCATTTCGAGGGCTGCCCAAAAGGGCAGCGCGTTCATTTTCCTCACTTGCGTTTATTTCTCTGtgtttctctgttttttttttttggtgtgtgtgcTTAAACGAAAGACTGAAGCAACGAACTTGGTCTGTGTCGCGCTCATCCTTTGAACCTGTTGCAACAACCTCAACAAATATGTGAGCATCATGAGTCTCagcattttttgtgtttctttcgATGTTCGATGTTTGCCAAGGCAACAGCCAAAGGCTTAGTTCAGTTATTTGCCCAGTGCACAGTTCAAACACTGACCCACAACAGCGATTTTGACCCTCACTAAGAGACAGAGATATATATGTGGGatatatgcacacacacacacacatacacttgtgtgtaaatattaaagattAGACCTTTGTCTGaccttttttcttttttgggccctttttttgtttcgggCTCTGCACTTGTCTCGTCTGTGTTTGCCAATGCGGTGGATGCTGATTCAGTATTTCCATATATATGATATagtcacatacatacatatatttaggcattatttttatttagttggcGGCGTTTGAGCGTTTGAGCTCGCTTTTAACGcttgcacacaaaaaaacaacaacagagcaagaaaaaagaagagaagagaaaagagagaagaaaggATTCTgcgcaaatattgaaattcaaataaaaacaacaagccaaaaatgttgtcattgttgagtgtgcgagagtgtgtgtgtgtgtgtgtgtagtgtagtgtatgtgtgtgtgtgtgtgtagcgcAATCGCCAGCCACAAAATCAATTATCAACGCAATCGACCGCTGCGATTTTTCGACTTTCGACTCGCactcaaaaattcaaaattcggCTCGAAACAgcaggcaacacacacacacacactaatacacacacacatacatgcaacatcctgtgttgtgttgtgctctAGCTCTGGCGTAAAATCAATTTGCCAGATCCTTTTTAACAAGCCACAAAACATCAGCATTTTGCCTCCACAGAGAGCAAGATTTTTGGgacttttgttttgattttgggTGCGCcgcattgttgttgcggttgttgatgctgtggttgctgttgctgtttgtttggcatttgtttGGCAAGCAAATCGCTTTTTAATTTGTCACAGcacagtttgtgtgtgtggcgaaTTGCTTCAgctgcaaagcaaagcaaagtcaaGCCATCAAAAAGCGCATTCCAGGAAGAGTTCAATGCTATTTGCATAAGTGGCAAGATTTGCTTTATTAAAAGGCTTAAACAACGTGCCACATTCGACTCTGCTGCTAATGAGCACAAAAGCGTAACGTTAAGATaaagatagagacagagagagagcaagagcaagagagagagactgaggTGGCAGCTTCGTTTTGTCTTAAACAACAATGTTTACCCAACATGCTAATGCATTGAGCTGATCGCTGAGATCGCCTCGATCGTCGAGGCACTAAACAAGAGGCTCCATCGAGTACGTTGTACCAAGTGCCAAGTGGGCATTGGAAAATGCCGACGGGTGCGTAAAGTAAACATCTTCTTCGACTTGCATCGACATcagcatcgacatcgactGCGGCGTCGACGGCGGCGtcgacggcggcggcggccCAAAAAGATGGCTAAATAATGTGTTTGTATTGTAAGTGGCATGGCCGTTAGACAGTGTAAATATTAtccattgcattgcattgcttGTTGCCTGTTCGCTTGTTGGCCAAATCCCATGAAAAGCTGCTGCATTAATTAGACATTAAACAAGGTGTGAACTTTGCCAGCTACAAAAAACACTgaaaaacacacagaaaaaaaaaactacaacaagCAGCCACGCCCCAAGCCTCAAAATTTCGTTGTTTacactttgcattttgcttttttttcatttgtttttcttttgttttttagggTAGCgcatttttacttttaaggTAACTAAGTTAGCCTTATGCActgaacaaaaatattgaacagTTTCTAATATGAAGGAGAATCAACATAgaaattgtgtttttaaaatgaaattaaatttatagaactctctctctctcttttctataaattaaatttagtatttaatactagatTTGAAAGAGTAggtcaataaataaatatatattgtaattaaGAACATTAGTCTACAAAATGACAAGTTCTTAAAATTAGAAcataaatacaacattttgGTAACAAATTTCTTGATTGAATAGAAAGTTctataagtttttttttatctagTTATTTTCACACCATTCTTTAATGTGATATTGAGTTCAACTGCTGCCTGATATGATGAAAAGTATTTAGTAAGTAGAGTGTTCACTGAATACTTAAAAACGGATTAATTGAATGCGTCTTATATGTTGTCTTATGTTGcataattttcatattcagttaaaaaaaatataatataataatttcatattcttGATCCATGCAATGGAATTTGTGGTTTTCATGATTTGTTTCTCTTATTAATAAGAAGTTTGTTTTccataaaatgtatttgaaatattaataaattttttgtcTTAACAATTTTTGGCGTCTCAAAATCAAGTTACGTTTTCTTACATCAATATTTTCATGTTGAAATTCTGAGACCAGAATCTTAATcatagaaaaatgttttttatgaatgcatattttgtaaacttttgtttctcttattaataagaactttGTCTTCCGTCAAATATATTCGAAATAAAGATGTATTTTCTGCCTTCATAATATTCAACTTCTCAAAATCCAGTTTCATTTTCTGACTTCGAAATATTCACTGTCTCAAAATCAAGTTACGTTTtcttaattcaaaattttcgCCTTCCCAAAATCAAGCTGCGTTTTTTTACTTCGAGATTTTGTCCTACTCGATGGAGATTCAAATTCTTACATCAAAATCTTTATTTTAGAACAATGTTTTAATCAgtgcaaatttgtttgttttttatttcttttattactAAGAACTTTGTCTTCTATGAAATgtgttcaaaataaatttacactTTCTGAGATCGGGATTTTCCCCTCTCGAAATCAAGTTAAGTTTTCTTACATTAAGATTTTTGCCTTCCCAAAATCAAGCTGCGTTTTCTTACTTCAAGAATTTCTCCTCAACTCTCTTTTCAGATTCAAATTCTTATTCCAAAATCCTAGTTTTAGAACTATGTTTTTGATCAGTGCCTGTGTGTTTTCTGTAGGCCTCACTGATGCGCTTTTAATTGCCCAAACCGTGGCCAGTTGCAGTTTTcattattgatttaaatggCCTTTCAAGAGCTGCACAGCTGCCAATTTAGCAGAGGCGCTTAATGTGCGCCATTTAGGCGTGGAgattgcaaaagcaaaagcgaagcgaagcgccAACCACATTTGGTATCATCATCATTAGGGTCCCTCAGAGAGTGCGATTACTacaatatagtactatataatgtgatgtgatgtgatgtgcTGTGATGTACTGCggtgtttgttttgtgctgAACAGCGAACAACAGTTTCGGATTACAATGGCAAAACGATTAGGAAACGACACAATTTAACGACATAATTCAAGAGGGCATCAAGTTACCTTTATTCCTTACGAAAAATCACAGTCACCCCTTTTCTGATTTAACtctttttctgttgttttttttttttggcgaaACACGTGCGTCGTGGTGTAAGCAGATATTCAATATCCAGAGGAAGCGAAAACTTACAAATGAGGAAGCACCCCAGCTACAGACAGGATATAGAAAAAGGCAAGAGAGACAATGACACCCACCaagtctctatctctctctcactctcttgtGTCTCCCTCTTTTGTTGCACTATATGTGTCAGCGAGTGAGCGAGGCACTTGAGCGTGCGCCTTAGCTGTGCCACTTAGGGGCAACTTAGCTCGGTTTTTGGTTTGTTCCCCTTTGTCAAATCAATCAGCGCCCTTCGACGCCTGCTCTTTGCTCTTTGGGTGGTCTCCGCATCTTGAGAGGCACACATTTCCTCACGTAGTTTTTAATTGGCGAAATGAAGGGGGCAAGATGAAGAAGCTACTCTGATTGATTCAAGTGATCGCAGGCGATCACAGGCGATCGCGATCGCAATGATCAAGATCATTGCCAGACTCAATGACGACATTTATGTTTTTTCAATGCTAAAAGCcattgtttatttgtgttgcAAATCTATTCACagctctgactctgactctgcatttgtgtatttttccATTAGAAAACGAATGAGAAAAAAGAAGGAATTTCTACGCTTGTTTATACGCTTGCGccttttgatttgtttatgctGTGTGTGCAGCGATCTTGCTCTC includes the following:
- the LOC132786599 gene encoding protein hedgehog translates to MDNQQVNVAALWSCASVTCLSLDAKRHSNNHNSSSSNSNHNNSSSNNISSNTATATESNESCRKLRHIAHTPRGSCFMALLLLLLLALNFRHAHSCGPGRGLGRRRERNLYPLVLKQTVPNLSEYQSGASGPLEGAIERDSPKFKDLVPNYNRDILFKDEEGTGADRVMSKRCKEKLNMLAYSVMNEWPGVRLLVTESWDEDHQHGLESLHYEGRAVTIATSDRDQSKYGILARLAVEAGFDWVSYVSRRHIYCSVKSDSSPAISHVHGCFTPESSAQLESGKQKLLSELAIGDRVLSMNSNGRPVYSEVILFMDRNLEQMETFVQLHTDGGAVLTVTPAHLITVWQPEEQKLSYIFADRVEEQSFVMVLESSSGELRPQRVHRVSSVRRKGVVAPLTREGTIVVNSVAASCYAVISSQSLAHWGLAPMRFLHTLQSWMPQKNQLRSTPKSTTSTATSTSTAQQQNGLHWYASALYKVKDYVLPQSWRHE